The following proteins come from a genomic window of Corynebacterium falsenii:
- a CDS encoding alpha/beta fold hydrolase has protein sequence MHTEQSRAMGLTVKNHWLECPWDYSDSAASSGASESFTLYARELVPDGGEDLPALLYLQGGPGSPAPRPLDSTSGLIGEALKHYRVVLLDQRGTGRSHRIDEGCEPEDLSLERLVHLRQDNIVRDAERLREALGEEQWSLYGQSFGGFCITSYCSLFPESVRECFLTGGLPSLDRPIDDVYRETYGAIAVRHGHLYERFPWMDRRIREIGHHLDNSQEILPTGERLSSRRFRTIGINLGRGHGLHSLAYLLEDPFRTVRGDKRLTTDVLTAIGAQVSFAGAPLYAAIHESIYGGVAVSGEADQRATRWSAHRIREEIPGFEENADPRGDDPYYLTGEHIYPWQFQEDPALHAFAESAEALAQWQWSSSPYDTDVLAERAPVGAGVVYLDDAFVPFERSRVAASKYRDMRIHVTNALQHDGIRTDGAELFRTLREKVNEY, from the coding sequence GTGCATACCGAACAGAGCCGAGCCATGGGTCTTACCGTGAAGAACCACTGGCTGGAGTGCCCGTGGGACTACTCTGATAGCGCTGCGTCTTCTGGGGCTTCCGAGAGTTTCACCCTCTACGCCCGAGAGCTCGTGCCCGATGGCGGCGAGGACCTCCCCGCACTGCTGTACTTGCAAGGCGGGCCCGGTTCACCGGCGCCGCGGCCACTGGATAGCACCTCCGGCCTCATTGGCGAAGCCCTGAAGCACTACAGAGTGGTTTTGCTGGATCAGCGAGGCACGGGCCGCTCGCACCGGATCGACGAGGGGTGCGAGCCGGAAGACCTCAGCCTCGAGCGGCTGGTGCACTTGCGCCAAGACAACATTGTTCGAGACGCAGAACGGCTGCGCGAGGCCCTTGGGGAAGAACAATGGTCGTTGTATGGCCAGAGTTTCGGCGGTTTCTGCATCACCAGCTACTGCTCGCTGTTTCCAGAGTCCGTGCGCGAATGCTTCCTCACGGGCGGGCTTCCCTCGCTTGATCGGCCGATTGACGATGTGTACCGGGAGACCTACGGTGCGATCGCTGTGCGTCACGGCCACCTGTATGAGCGCTTCCCGTGGATGGATCGGCGCATTCGCGAGATCGGGCACCACCTTGATAACTCCCAGGAGATCTTGCCGACCGGTGAACGGCTGAGCTCCCGGCGTTTCCGCACCATCGGCATCAACCTGGGGCGGGGTCATGGGCTCCACTCGCTGGCTTACCTGCTGGAGGACCCGTTCCGCACGGTCCGCGGGGACAAGCGCCTCACCACGGATGTGCTGACTGCCATTGGTGCGCAGGTGTCGTTCGCCGGAGCGCCGCTGTATGCGGCGATTCACGAATCCATTTACGGCGGAGTGGCCGTCAGCGGAGAAGCCGACCAGCGCGCGACGCGCTGGTCGGCACATCGTATCCGCGAAGAGATCCCCGGGTTCGAGGAGAATGCTGATCCGCGCGGTGATGATCCTTACTACTTGACCGGCGAGCACATTTACCCGTGGCAATTCCAGGAGGATCCAGCCCTGCACGCCTTCGCCGAGAGCGCGGAGGCGCTGGCGCAGTGGCAGTGGAGCTCGAGTCCATACGATACGGACGTGCTCGCCGAACGCGCTCCCGTTGGCGCCGGGGTGGTCTACCTGGACGACGCGTTTGTGCCTTTCGAAAGGTCGCGCGTGGCGGCGTCGAAATATAGAGATATGCGCATCCACGTCACCAATGCCCTGCAACACGATGGGATTCGGACCGACGGGGCCGAGCTGTTTCGGACGCTGCGGGAGAAGGTGAACGAGTACTAG
- the secA2 gene encoding accessory Sec system translocase SecA2: MAFDWFWKAMGSSPNKNQKKSKAVVEQADSSRFSAMTDDELRDAATSAIVRGSSGDEHGERPAYVKEASQLLGALREVASRTLNLPPFDVQMQGTYRLLHGDVVEMATGEGKTLAGAMAAVGFALQGKRVHIITVNSYLAGRDDRWMGPMFDFFGLSHGAIHEDLTTDERRNIYQRDVIFGAINELGFDVLRDQLITRREDAVRVDADVAVIDEADSVMVDEALVPLVLAGSEPGPAPAGQITDLVKRMVEGEHFNVSEDQRNVFLTDDGAEFVERELGIESLYGTAESGSAGNAGSAGNGGDSGHSGNGGTADDAGQTLVQINVALHAEHLLTRDVHYIVRDGKVALIDGSRGRVADLQRWPDGLQAAVEAKEGLAVTDGGRILDQITIQALVGMYPEVCGMTGTALAARDQLRQFYGLDVSVIEPNVPTQRFDEQDRVYVTAAERDAAVIEHIVEVQKTGQPQLIGTQDVAESERIADQLVLAGVECSVLNAKNHEAEAAVVAEAGRPGKVTVSTQMAGRGTDIKLGGAQEQDRDEVVEAGGLRVVGVGRFRSERLDNQLRGRAGRQGDPGSSVFFVSLEDDVVAVGGAGEELQAQPEADGRLPQKKVLQFVDHCQRVTEGQMLDIHATTWKYNKLVKDQRDIINDRRDVLLDTAAAWDDLSYHNVDKAAQLQKQGIPQDVLEQAAREIMLYHLDYQWSEHLAYLDDIRESIHLRAIARESPIDEFHRMSIAAFGDLAETAVRKARETFDTVVITEDGAQLDDLGLHKPSATWTYMVNDNPLSSGGGSVMGSIANMFR; encoded by the coding sequence ATGGCATTTGACTGGTTCTGGAAGGCCATGGGTTCTTCGCCCAATAAGAATCAGAAGAAGAGCAAGGCGGTGGTCGAGCAAGCCGATTCGTCGCGGTTTTCGGCCATGACCGATGATGAGCTTCGCGACGCCGCTACGTCGGCCATCGTCCGGGGCTCTTCCGGCGACGAGCATGGGGAGCGCCCGGCATACGTTAAGGAAGCATCGCAACTACTGGGAGCTTTGCGCGAAGTTGCCAGCCGCACCCTGAACCTGCCGCCGTTCGACGTGCAGATGCAGGGCACCTACCGCCTGCTCCACGGTGACGTGGTGGAGATGGCTACCGGTGAAGGTAAAACGCTGGCCGGCGCCATGGCAGCCGTCGGCTTTGCTCTCCAGGGCAAGCGCGTCCACATCATCACCGTGAACAGCTACCTAGCCGGTCGTGACGACCGGTGGATGGGGCCCATGTTCGACTTCTTCGGGCTGTCTCACGGTGCTATTCACGAGGATCTGACCACTGATGAGCGCCGGAATATCTACCAACGCGATGTCATCTTCGGCGCGATCAATGAGTTGGGCTTCGACGTGCTGCGCGATCAGCTCATCACGCGCCGGGAAGATGCCGTCCGGGTGGATGCAGACGTAGCCGTCATCGATGAAGCGGATTCCGTCATGGTGGACGAGGCGCTCGTCCCGCTCGTGCTCGCTGGTTCCGAGCCCGGCCCTGCACCGGCCGGTCAGATCACCGATCTGGTCAAGCGCATGGTGGAGGGCGAGCACTTCAACGTGTCGGAGGATCAGCGCAACGTCTTTCTCACTGACGATGGCGCCGAGTTTGTCGAGCGCGAGCTGGGGATCGAGTCGCTGTACGGCACCGCTGAGTCGGGGAGCGCTGGCAACGCAGGTAGCGCTGGCAACGGCGGTGACAGTGGCCACAGTGGCAACGGGGGGACAGCGGACGACGCAGGCCAGACGTTGGTGCAGATCAACGTGGCACTGCACGCCGAGCACCTGCTCACCCGCGACGTGCACTACATCGTCCGCGACGGCAAGGTTGCACTGATCGACGGCTCGCGCGGGCGTGTGGCCGATCTGCAGCGCTGGCCCGACGGTCTGCAGGCTGCGGTGGAGGCCAAGGAGGGCTTGGCAGTAACGGATGGTGGTCGCATCTTGGACCAGATCACCATTCAAGCGCTCGTGGGCATGTACCCCGAGGTCTGCGGCATGACCGGTACGGCGCTGGCTGCCCGGGACCAGCTGCGCCAGTTCTACGGGCTCGATGTCTCTGTTATCGAGCCGAACGTGCCCACTCAGCGTTTCGACGAGCAGGATCGGGTGTACGTCACCGCTGCGGAGCGCGATGCAGCCGTGATCGAGCACATCGTTGAGGTGCAAAAGACGGGTCAGCCGCAGCTCATCGGTACCCAGGACGTCGCGGAATCCGAGCGTATCGCCGACCAACTGGTTCTTGCGGGCGTGGAGTGTTCAGTGCTTAACGCAAAGAATCACGAGGCAGAGGCTGCCGTCGTCGCCGAAGCAGGTCGACCAGGAAAAGTGACCGTATCCACGCAGATGGCCGGTCGAGGCACGGACATCAAGCTCGGCGGTGCCCAGGAACAGGACCGTGACGAGGTGGTGGAGGCCGGTGGCCTGCGCGTCGTAGGCGTGGGGCGATTCCGCTCGGAGCGCCTGGATAACCAGCTCCGCGGCCGCGCGGGGCGCCAGGGAGATCCCGGCAGCTCTGTGTTCTTCGTAAGCCTGGAAGACGACGTGGTGGCAGTCGGAGGCGCCGGGGAGGAGCTGCAGGCTCAGCCCGAGGCTGATGGCCGCTTGCCGCAGAAGAAGGTTCTGCAGTTTGTGGACCATTGCCAGCGCGTCACCGAGGGGCAAATGCTCGATATTCATGCGACGACGTGGAAGTACAACAAGCTGGTCAAGGATCAGCGCGACATCATCAACGATCGTCGCGACGTGCTGCTCGATACTGCCGCAGCGTGGGATGATCTGAGCTACCACAACGTGGACAAGGCCGCCCAGTTGCAGAAGCAGGGCATTCCCCAGGACGTTCTCGAGCAGGCCGCCCGCGAGATCATGCTGTACCACCTGGATTACCAGTGGTCGGAGCACCTGGCTTACTTGGACGATATCCGTGAGTCGATTCACTTGCGTGCCATCGCACGCGAATCGCCCATCGACGAGTTCCACCGCATGTCCATCGCGGCTTTCGGCGACCTCGCCGAGACGGCGGTGCGCAAGGCCCGGGAGACGTTCGACACGGTCGTGATCACGGAAGACGGCGCCCAGCTGGATGATCTCGGTCTGCACAAGCCGAGCGCCACGTGGACCTACATGGTCAACGATAATCCCTTGTCTTCCGGCGGCGGTTCGGTCATGGGATCGATCGCCAATATGTTCCGTTAA
- a CDS encoding MerR family transcriptional regulator gives MSKNAPQQDALFDVHGPDDEVGYRVPIACQVAGITYRQLDYWARTKLVQPSIRNAAGSGSQRLYSFRDILVLKIVKGLLDTGISLQNIRKAVEKLENLGVDDLAGITLVSDGHTVYECRSNEEVIDLLNGGQGVFGIGVPGLMKELTGTITSFPSEKVVQDPAIDELAERRRRRMA, from the coding sequence ATGAGTAAGAACGCACCGCAGCAAGACGCGCTCTTTGACGTTCACGGCCCCGACGACGAGGTCGGCTACCGCGTGCCCATCGCATGCCAGGTCGCAGGCATCACCTACCGCCAGCTCGACTACTGGGCCCGCACCAAGCTCGTGCAGCCCTCCATCCGCAACGCTGCCGGTTCCGGATCGCAGCGCCTGTACTCCTTCCGCGACATCCTCGTGCTGAAGATCGTCAAGGGTCTGCTCGATACCGGCATTTCTCTGCAGAACATCCGCAAGGCCGTGGAGAAGCTGGAGAACCTGGGAGTCGATGACCTCGCCGGCATCACGCTGGTCTCCGATGGCCACACGGTGTACGAATGCCGCTCCAACGAGGAGGTCATCGACCTGCTCAACGGCGGTCAGGGAGTGTTCGGCATCGGCGTTCCGGGCCTGATGAAGGAGCTCACCGGCACCATCACGTCCTTCCCGTCGGAGAAGGTCGTGCAGGACCCGGCCATCGACGAGCTGGCTGAGCGCCGCCGTCGCCGCATGGCCTAG
- the ftsR gene encoding transcriptional regulator FtsR, producing the protein MSAKATPRANAAQAAAGASAAKPGGVLPTSSIGDVMKQLTPDFPDVTVSKIRFLESEGLISPRRSQSGYRRFSPEDIARLRYILTHQRDNYLPLKVIREQLEAMDAGKVTPVTAGAKSARGAVSAEQLKAAESRRLTRADVTARAGVEDSFTGSLIRMGLITADHAGFYSVDDVTIVELSARLADHGLDSRHLKSLMTIANRQYDMVSRVSEPLAHGRDVNAKQRALETAREVSALIISLNTALVKSNLG; encoded by the coding sequence ATGTCGGCTAAGGCAACGCCCCGCGCGAATGCTGCACAGGCAGCTGCAGGCGCATCGGCAGCAAAGCCGGGTGGCGTACTCCCCACATCGTCCATCGGTGACGTGATGAAGCAGCTTACCCCCGACTTCCCAGACGTGACTGTGTCCAAGATCCGGTTCCTAGAGTCGGAGGGGCTCATCAGCCCCCGGCGGTCCCAGAGTGGATACCGCCGTTTTTCCCCTGAGGATATTGCCCGCCTGCGCTACATCTTGACGCACCAGCGGGATAACTACCTTCCGCTGAAGGTGATCCGCGAGCAGCTCGAAGCTATGGACGCTGGCAAGGTCACCCCGGTCACCGCTGGAGCCAAGTCCGCTCGTGGCGCCGTGTCCGCCGAGCAGCTCAAGGCTGCGGAATCCCGCCGCCTTACCCGCGCCGATGTTACGGCTCGCGCAGGTGTCGAGGATTCCTTCACCGGTTCGCTCATCCGCATGGGCCTGATCACCGCCGATCACGCGGGTTTCTACTCCGTCGATGACGTCACCATTGTGGAGCTCTCCGCACGGCTTGCGGATCACGGCCTTGATTCCCGCCATCTGAAGTCGCTGATGACCATCGCGAATCGCCAGTACGATATGGTCTCCCGCGTGTCCGAACCACTGGCTCATGGCCGGGACGTCAACGCGAAGCAGCGAGCACTGGAAACCGCTCGCGAGGTTTCGGCGCTCATCATTTCCCTCAACACCGCGCTGGTGAAGAGCAACCTTGGCTAG
- the rraA gene encoding ribonuclease E activity regulator RraA, translated as MSTIDFIPTADLVDIIGSDVRSCDTQFRNLGGTVEFCGPITTVRCHEDNALLKSILQEDNPGGVLVIDGGASMRTALIGDIIAGLGKDHGWAGVIVNGPIRDSKVIGEMDFGCKALGTNPRKSSKTGEGERDITVELGSVEFVPGHIAYCDSDGIVVTEKPVAKPE; from the coding sequence ATGAGCACTATTGATTTCATTCCCACCGCTGACCTTGTCGACATCATCGGATCGGACGTGCGCAGTTGCGACACTCAGTTCCGCAACCTGGGTGGCACCGTTGAATTCTGCGGCCCCATCACCACCGTGCGTTGCCACGAGGACAATGCACTGCTGAAGTCCATTCTCCAGGAGGATAACCCGGGCGGCGTTCTCGTCATCGACGGCGGCGCATCCATGCGCACGGCGCTGATTGGAGACATTATTGCAGGGCTTGGCAAGGATCACGGCTGGGCCGGAGTGATCGTCAACGGCCCCATTCGTGATTCCAAGGTCATCGGCGAGATGGACTTCGGCTGCAAGGCTCTGGGAACTAACCCTCGCAAGTCCAGCAAGACCGGTGAGGGCGAGCGCGACATCACCGTGGAGCTGGGTAGCGTGGAGTTCGTGCCGGGACACATCGCCTACTGCGATTCCGACGGCATCGTGGTGACGGAGAAGCCGGTGGCCAAGCCGGAGTAG
- a CDS encoding alpha/beta hydrolase family protein has protein sequence MSHGDNTASGGPDGRSVRPVSVKSVQVKIPTERGITLAGTLDLPGWVSASERRNLPTAVVAHCFTCNKSSPGVSRISKTLARHGMASLRIDFAGLGKSEGEFARSSLDTNVADVVAAADWLAEQGSSPLLLVGHSLGGAAVLRAGSLVDSVRAVATVGVPYDPRYAAATIPDVVRELSDNDLEEAGLASRPIKIGVELLQSLAAYDPAEVLRKLGSVEDRRTDGSGVSLLFVHSPLDRTVPFRNALQLIETADQPASLIAVPEVDHLLTWKGAGTRVGELIATWAEPLVQKG, from the coding sequence ATGTCCCACGGCGACAACACTGCAAGCGGTGGCCCTGATGGACGCTCCGTACGCCCTGTGTCGGTCAAGTCCGTGCAGGTGAAGATACCTACCGAGCGCGGAATCACGTTGGCCGGAACCCTCGACCTGCCTGGGTGGGTCAGTGCCTCTGAGCGTAGGAATCTTCCGACGGCGGTGGTTGCGCACTGCTTTACGTGCAACAAGTCGTCCCCTGGGGTGTCGCGGATCTCGAAGACGCTTGCACGCCACGGGATGGCAAGCCTGCGGATCGACTTCGCTGGTCTGGGCAAGTCCGAGGGCGAATTCGCACGGTCGAGTTTGGATACGAACGTAGCTGATGTGGTCGCTGCCGCCGACTGGCTGGCCGAACAAGGCAGCTCTCCCCTGCTGCTGGTGGGCCATTCGCTGGGTGGCGCGGCCGTGCTGCGTGCGGGGTCGCTCGTAGACAGTGTGCGGGCTGTGGCGACAGTGGGCGTACCCTACGATCCGCGCTATGCCGCAGCAACCATCCCGGATGTGGTGCGGGAGCTCAGCGACAATGATCTCGAGGAGGCTGGTCTGGCTTCTCGGCCCATCAAGATCGGGGTGGAGTTGCTACAGAGTCTGGCTGCCTACGACCCCGCCGAGGTGCTGCGGAAATTGGGATCCGTGGAGGATCGCCGCACAGACGGCAGCGGGGTGTCCCTGCTGTTTGTGCATTCTCCCCTGGACCGGACGGTGCCGTTCCGCAATGCTCTGCAGCTGATTGAGACCGCGGACCAACCGGCGAGCTTGATCGCTGTGCCCGAGGTTGATCACCTGCTCACCTGGAAGGGTGCGGGAACACGCGTGGGTGAACTCATTGCGACCTGGGCCGAACCCCTCGTGCAGAAGGGCTAG
- the odhI gene encoding oxoglutarate dehydrogenase inhibitor Odhl — MSDNTGAPEASVETTSVFRADLLKEMESGSQSDASPAGVEGLPEGSALLVVKRGPNAGSRFLLDQETTAAGRHPDSDIFLDDVTVSRRHAEFRRNGDEYEVVDVGSLNGTYVNREPKNSAVLSNGDEIQIGKFRLVFLNGSKES, encoded by the coding sequence ATGAGCGATAACACCGGAGCGCCAGAGGCATCTGTCGAGACCACCTCGGTTTTCCGCGCAGACCTCTTGAAGGAGATGGAGTCTGGTTCGCAGTCAGACGCTTCTCCCGCCGGTGTGGAGGGCCTTCCCGAGGGTTCCGCACTGCTCGTCGTGAAGCGCGGACCCAATGCGGGTTCCCGTTTCCTGCTTGACCAGGAAACCACCGCAGCCGGTCGTCACCCCGATAGCGACATCTTCCTCGACGACGTGACTGTGTCCCGCCGCCACGCTGAGTTCCGCCGCAACGGTGACGAGTACGAGGTCGTTGACGTGGGATCGCTGAACGGCACCTACGTGAACCGCGAGCCGAAGAACAGCGCCGTGCTGTCCAACGGCGACGAAATCCAGATCGGCAAGTTCCGTCTGGTATTCCTGAACGGCTCCAAGGAGTCCTAA